A genome region from Geobacter pickeringii includes the following:
- a CDS encoding putative Ig domain-containing protein has protein sequence MNFRLYKLLATLALCGSTLLAACNGGERGPTRSMAGTWRLFEHGSSVRIVPENPTSADDLRTIITGGGNVTFRWEKNGLPVAGEEGPSLSRKFFVRGDTVAVRSTINGAARTALVVIGNSPPRVESVVFSPPYICRGTDITAKPAAFDVDGDEIRFSYRWRINGREVSDNSETLRGDRFKAGDKVGLTVVPTDGRDEGKPYITQQVTIPDGLPVFVSTPPPDFRGHTYVYSARAVDPDGGALKYSLVAAPPGMTINESTGEVLWPVTEKGALTQVVEVEAVTATGLRARQKFTINATVP, from the coding sequence ATGAACTTCAGGCTGTATAAACTTCTTGCGACCCTTGCACTCTGCGGTTCGACTCTTCTCGCGGCATGCAATGGAGGAGAGCGGGGCCCGACCCGTTCGATGGCCGGGACATGGAGATTGTTCGAGCATGGCTCAAGCGTCAGAATCGTGCCGGAGAATCCCACCTCGGCGGATGACCTGCGAACAATCATCACCGGAGGAGGGAACGTTACCTTCCGGTGGGAGAAGAACGGCTTGCCCGTCGCGGGGGAAGAGGGTCCCTCGTTATCACGGAAATTTTTCGTCCGCGGGGACACCGTTGCGGTCCGGTCGACCATAAACGGAGCGGCTCGCACCGCGTTGGTCGTAATTGGCAACAGCCCTCCCCGTGTCGAGTCGGTGGTCTTCAGTCCCCCGTATATTTGCCGGGGAACGGATATCACGGCAAAGCCCGCTGCCTTCGATGTCGATGGCGACGAGATTCGTTTCTCTTACCGATGGAGGATTAACGGACGCGAGGTTTCCGACAACTCGGAAACTCTGCGTGGAGACCGTTTTAAGGCCGGCGACAAGGTAGGATTGACGGTTGTTCCTACAGACGGGCGGGATGAGGGAAAGCCGTACATTACCCAGCAAGTGACCATTCCTGATGGACTGCCGGTGTTCGTCTCGACACCGCCGCCGGATTTCAGGGGACATACCTATGTCTACAGTGCAAGAGCGGTAGACCCTGATGGCGGAGCGCTGAAATATTCTCTCGTTGCAGCCCCCCCGGGAATGACCATCAACGAATCTACGGGTGAAGTGCTCTGGCCGGTCACGGAAAAAGGTGCGCTCACCCAGGTCGTGGAGGTCGAGGCTGTCACTGCCACCGGTTTGAGGGCAAGGCAAAAATTCACTATTAACGCGACGGTGCCTTGA
- a CDS encoding pilus assembly FimT family protein codes for MNGINLGVKKNINGFTLTEVIVVTAIIAIVASIAAPSIIYWQRNLKAKQAARSIVSTIREARERAISTNTQYSVQVTPSSNEYVMKRGNRRYNTPFSNFSTVTGYDFVIDQSTLIRGGDCISMNNLYVQANPNGSLTLNTPDMTTTVSNAMLCVSSSSGSERYAITVLKSGLVRMQKQ; via the coding sequence ATGAACGGGATAAATTTGGGTGTTAAAAAAAATATCAATGGTTTCACCTTGACAGAAGTCATAGTGGTGACTGCAATAATAGCGATAGTTGCCAGTATTGCGGCTCCATCAATAATTTATTGGCAACGTAATTTGAAGGCAAAACAGGCAGCAAGAAGCATTGTTTCGACGATACGTGAAGCCAGAGAGAGAGCAATTTCCACAAACACACAATATTCTGTTCAAGTCACGCCATCGAGTAACGAATACGTTATGAAGCGGGGGAACCGGAGATACAATACACCGTTCTCTAATTTTTCAACGGTTACGGGTTACGATTTTGTGATTGATCAGAGTACCCTGATCAGAGGGGGAGATTGTATCTCGATGAATAACCTTTATGTACAGGCCAATCCCAATGGCTCGTTGACCCTGAACACCCCGGATATGACGACCACTGTTTCGAATGCCATGCTCTGTGTGTCAAGTAGTTCGGGTTCTGAAAGGTATGCCATTACAGTCCTGAAGTCGGGTTTGGTGAGAATGCAGAAGCAATAG
- a CDS encoding helix-turn-helix transcriptional regulator, which translates to MKFKNNVKLIREQRLMSKAELARLAGVSPATIDRIERGEECRMETKRKIILALGFALAEKDMVFQD; encoded by the coding sequence ATGAAATTCAAGAATAATGTGAAGTTGATCAGGGAACAACGGCTCATGAGCAAGGCAGAGTTGGCTCGTCTTGCCGGTGTCTCTCCAGCCACGATCGATAGAATCGAGCGCGGAGAAGAGTGCCGGATGGAAACCAAGCGAAAGATTATTCTTGCTCTCGGGTTTGCCTTGGCGGAGAAAGACATGGTTTTTCAAGACTAA
- the pilM gene encoding type IV pilus biogenesis protein PilM, which produces MFFKKKKDLIGVDIGSSSVKLVQLREQKGVYQLLNVGILPLPPEAIVDNTLMDSSSIVESVKSLVKSLTIKVKDVACSISGNTVIIRKIKLPAMSADELEDQIQWEAEQYIPFDINDVNIDFQILEADEDDPSRMDVLLVASKKDIINDYVNVFTEAGLKLMVVDVDSFAVQNAFELNYEVNSEEVVALINIGASVLNLNIVKGGVSLFTRDVQMGGNLFTEEIQKQLGLSSDEAELVKITGNYPDKGRLQDVIAKVNETLAIEMRRSLDFYNTTAGEGKIGTVYLSGGAAKIPSLAAAVQNKLGLPVEMMNPLRKIVSNEKEFDPEYLREIGPFVAVAVGLATRRVGDKW; this is translated from the coding sequence ATGTTTTTTAAGAAAAAGAAGGATCTCATCGGCGTCGACATTGGCTCGAGCTCCGTCAAGCTCGTACAGTTGAGGGAACAAAAAGGAGTCTATCAGCTTCTTAATGTGGGTATTTTGCCGCTTCCGCCCGAAGCGATCGTTGACAATACCCTGATGGACAGCTCCTCCATTGTCGAATCGGTCAAAAGCCTTGTCAAAAGTCTCACTATCAAGGTGAAGGACGTGGCGTGCTCCATCTCCGGAAATACGGTCATTATCCGGAAAATAAAACTTCCCGCCATGTCTGCCGATGAACTGGAGGATCAGATCCAGTGGGAGGCTGAACAGTATATTCCCTTCGACATCAACGACGTCAATATTGACTTCCAGATACTTGAAGCCGATGAGGACGATCCTTCCCGGATGGACGTGCTTCTTGTGGCGAGCAAGAAAGATATCATCAACGACTATGTGAATGTGTTTACCGAGGCCGGACTCAAGCTGATGGTGGTTGATGTTGACTCATTTGCCGTTCAGAATGCCTTTGAACTGAATTATGAGGTCAATTCGGAAGAGGTGGTGGCCCTCATTAACATAGGTGCCAGCGTCTTGAACCTTAACATCGTGAAGGGCGGGGTTTCGTTGTTTACCCGTGATGTGCAGATGGGGGGAAACCTCTTTACCGAGGAGATCCAGAAACAGCTCGGTCTCAGCAGCGATGAAGCCGAACTGGTGAAGATCACTGGCAATTATCCTGACAAGGGACGGTTGCAGGACGTCATAGCCAAGGTCAACGAAACCCTTGCCATTGAGATGCGACGGTCTCTCGATTTCTACAACACCACCGCGGGAGAAGGGAAGATAGGCACAGTATATCTGAGTGGTGGCGCGGCCAAAATTCCATCTCTTGCCGCCGCCGTCCAGAACAAGCTCGGCTTGCCGGTAGAAATGATGAATCCGCTTCGGAAGATTGTCAGTAATGAGAAGGAATTCGATCCTGAATATCTTCGGGAGATCGGGCCGTTCGTTGCCGTCGCCGTTGGCCTGGCCACAAGGAGGGTTGGAGACAAATGGTAA
- a CDS encoding PilN domain-containing protein, with protein MVKINLLPVRLSKKKETVKQQMLILLVSVVLVLVAGLGLFGYAQARIKATKDEISQAEKNLEQLKVKIGELENIKKLKDAVTKKLDVLGQLRKGKTGPVKRLAVISDSTPDKLWLTKYAESGPNVSIGGIAVDEGLIATFMRNLQTSEEFGNVELVVSEQTELSGVKAKRFELTCTLKSYKIEEPAPQKK; from the coding sequence ATGGTAAAGATCAACCTTCTCCCCGTAAGACTGTCCAAGAAGAAGGAAACAGTTAAGCAGCAGATGCTTATCCTTCTTGTTTCTGTCGTGCTTGTCCTGGTCGCCGGACTCGGCCTGTTTGGCTACGCCCAGGCGCGAATCAAGGCGACGAAAGACGAGATCTCCCAAGCCGAAAAAAATCTGGAGCAATTGAAGGTGAAGATCGGCGAGTTGGAGAACATCAAGAAACTGAAAGATGCCGTTACCAAGAAACTCGATGTCCTTGGCCAGCTTCGCAAGGGGAAGACCGGGCCGGTGAAGAGACTGGCGGTCATCAGCGATTCCACCCCGGACAAGCTCTGGCTCACCAAGTATGCCGAAAGCGGTCCGAACGTCTCCATTGGGGGGATTGCCGTTGATGAGGGCCTGATAGCAACGTTCATGAGGAATCTCCAGACTTCTGAAGAATTCGGTAACGTGGAACTTGTCGTCTCGGAGCAGACTGAGCTCAGTGGCGTGAAGGCCAAACGTTTCGAGCTCACCTGCACCCTCAAGTCATACAAGATAGAAGAACCGGCGCCACAGAAAAAATAG
- a CDS encoding type IV pilus inner membrane component PilO, with the protein MDPRIDKLLKLPKKQKIALLVVIVAVEAVALYWGLYLPRQKELQELRAKLDSVQAEVQEKQKIASNLPKLKKEYQQLQKDLESALTELPNQKEIPTLLTSITSVGKNAGLDFLLFKPRAEVPRDFYADVPVDISVSGSFLGVANFFTAVGNLPRIVNITDVSFADIKTSGGRTTVKVNCLATTFRFLDKKETKDEKKK; encoded by the coding sequence ATGGATCCGAGAATTGACAAACTACTGAAGCTTCCCAAGAAGCAGAAGATTGCCCTGCTGGTCGTGATTGTCGCTGTCGAGGCAGTGGCGCTTTACTGGGGGCTTTATCTGCCACGACAAAAAGAGCTTCAGGAGCTTCGTGCGAAGCTTGACAGTGTGCAAGCGGAGGTTCAGGAAAAACAGAAAATTGCCAGCAACCTCCCGAAGCTCAAAAAGGAATACCAGCAGTTGCAGAAGGATCTTGAAAGCGCCCTTACCGAACTGCCGAATCAGAAGGAAATCCCGACCCTGCTGACCAGTATCACCAGTGTTGGCAAGAATGCCGGCCTGGATTTTCTCCTGTTCAAACCGCGGGCTGAAGTCCCGCGGGATTTCTATGCCGATGTGCCTGTCGATATTTCGGTTTCAGGTTCTTTTCTGGGAGTTGCCAATTTCTTCACGGCGGTGGGGAATCTTCCGCGCATCGTGAATATCACGGATGTCTCCTTTGCGGATATCAAGACATCAGGGGGACGGACCACGGTCAAAGTGAACTGTCTGGCTACTACATTCCGTTTCCTCGACAAGAAAGAGACCAAGGATGAGAAGAAAAAATAA
- a CDS encoding pilus assembly protein PilP, with product MKPVAATPSQPDFANRKDPFKPFVEAKSEKAPSSKSAPIGGLLPIQSYPAEQFKVSGIIVGLRENKALVVDPAGKGYVVKEGMSIGSSNGVITRIAPAFIEVSERFRADNGRMTKRTVKLSLSKKQ from the coding sequence GTGAAACCGGTTGCGGCAACTCCGTCTCAGCCGGATTTTGCTAACCGTAAGGATCCCTTCAAACCGTTTGTCGAGGCAAAAAGCGAGAAGGCTCCTTCGTCAAAATCTGCACCGATCGGCGGTCTCCTCCCGATCCAGAGCTATCCTGCAGAGCAGTTCAAGGTTTCGGGGATCATCGTCGGTTTGAGGGAGAACAAGGCGCTGGTTGTCGACCCGGCCGGGAAGGGTTATGTAGTCAAGGAAGGCATGAGCATTGGCAGCAGCAACGGAGTCATCACCAGGATTGCACCTGCCTTCATCGAAGTGTCGGAACGATTCAGGGCTGACAACGGCAGGATGACGAAACGGACGGTCAAACTATCTCTTTCCAAGAAACAGTAA
- the pilQ gene encoding type IV pilus secretin PilQ — MRIDMNISRSIASIAVIVALCGCAGANSSSKGGTLVEQTRTSALQDVRISGEGKSTQVVVTADRPIAYTFYMTDNPPRAIVDLAQVEPGTLPFPMEVNKGAVRKIEAIRHGDGGSVMTRLELQLAKGAEVTATPDPRDKSVLVLAVTAPEVAPMPPVAEAKPAGQNAAPAAAEAKAAAVTVAADVAPAAAATPPTDGGSKPAMSPSEGSTITAISADDSSLEIHVAGGVIDYKSFRLAKPDRLVVDVLGAKSGIASKILPLNRLGVGTARIGAYPDKVRVVFDSARGPLQQLTVEKSGSGLKIVPAGARTGQAPPSVAEEAVAPSKPAQEEAAPSVAKQPEIKHAAMRESSAVESIDFKVDDGVSRLLVSVSGGCDAEKPAKTADGLAVTLKNCTLPTKWQRFLDTSAFASTVVRVTPYQVKTKGRSDVKIQLKMRQSAPFELSRSGKQITLALKNPADLESPMVAKELAGSDKSRTAETTQKDAAGDGSVITITPKGESAKKVYTGRRITLEFSDADIRKIFQLIAEVSNLNFLVGDDVTGTISIKLVNVPWDQALDVILENKGLGMQRDGNIVQIRPKSKIQTLADEEQAMKKAKEKAMELKTEVFDINFANVADVVTQFNALKSDRGTITQDVRTNRVIVKDIAPSVEDMKFLLKNLDLPERQVMIEARIVEASSDFTRDIGVQWGLHTDKSAGSTNVLGISNADSGFGGILSGTAASTGTFGPGLATGITFGKIISGGTLDLKLSAAATTGQVKIISTPKVVTLNNKAAKISQGQSIPYQTTSAEGTKTEFVEAALTLEVTPHISADGSVAMKIKASNNSAGTGSPPPINKKEATTELLVKNGETTVIGGIYVDSDTDSDQGVPFLKDIPLLGHLFKSSTKTKNKTELLIFITPKVIS; from the coding sequence ATGAGAATCGATATGAACATATCCCGGAGCATCGCGTCGATCGCTGTGATCGTGGCCCTGTGCGGCTGCGCCGGAGCCAATAGTTCCTCAAAAGGGGGAACATTGGTCGAGCAGACGCGAACCTCGGCCTTGCAAGACGTGCGGATCTCAGGCGAGGGGAAAAGCACCCAGGTGGTCGTCACTGCCGACAGACCGATTGCCTATACCTTCTACATGACCGACAACCCACCACGTGCGATTGTCGACCTTGCCCAGGTGGAACCGGGCACGCTTCCCTTTCCCATGGAGGTGAACAAGGGAGCGGTCAGGAAGATTGAAGCGATCCGTCATGGGGACGGCGGCTCGGTGATGACCCGTCTGGAGCTTCAACTGGCAAAGGGTGCTGAAGTCACTGCCACACCTGATCCCCGAGACAAGAGCGTTCTGGTACTGGCGGTGACGGCACCTGAGGTGGCTCCGATGCCTCCCGTCGCCGAGGCAAAACCGGCCGGGCAGAATGCGGCGCCGGCAGCCGCGGAAGCGAAGGCTGCAGCCGTCACAGTCGCAGCGGACGTCGCCCCGGCGGCGGCCGCAACTCCGCCGACAGACGGCGGATCGAAGCCTGCCATGTCGCCATCCGAGGGGAGCACAATCACGGCAATCAGTGCTGACGACAGCTCACTTGAGATACATGTCGCCGGCGGAGTAATTGACTACAAGTCGTTCCGCCTCGCGAAGCCCGACCGGCTGGTTGTCGATGTCCTGGGGGCGAAGTCCGGGATAGCGTCCAAGATTCTCCCCTTGAACCGTCTCGGTGTCGGAACGGCACGGATTGGCGCCTACCCGGACAAGGTGCGGGTCGTGTTTGATTCGGCACGTGGACCGTTGCAACAATTGACCGTGGAAAAGAGTGGCAGCGGTTTGAAAATTGTTCCCGCCGGGGCAAGGACTGGGCAGGCGCCGCCATCAGTTGCGGAGGAGGCCGTTGCGCCGTCGAAGCCTGCTCAGGAAGAAGCTGCCCCAAGTGTGGCGAAACAGCCCGAAATCAAGCATGCCGCAATGAGGGAATCCTCTGCCGTCGAATCGATTGACTTCAAGGTGGATGATGGCGTCTCCCGTCTCCTTGTTTCGGTCTCCGGCGGCTGCGACGCCGAAAAACCGGCCAAGACCGCTGACGGTCTGGCGGTTACGCTCAAGAATTGTACACTCCCGACAAAATGGCAGCGTTTCCTTGACACCAGCGCGTTTGCCAGCACTGTCGTGAGGGTTACGCCGTACCAGGTCAAAACGAAGGGGCGTAGCGATGTAAAGATTCAGCTCAAAATGCGCCAAAGTGCCCCGTTTGAGCTTTCGCGCAGCGGAAAGCAGATCACTCTCGCCCTCAAGAACCCCGCTGATCTCGAATCTCCGATGGTTGCCAAGGAGCTGGCGGGGTCGGACAAGTCGAGGACGGCGGAAACTACGCAGAAGGACGCTGCGGGTGACGGATCGGTCATAACGATCACACCCAAGGGTGAAAGTGCCAAGAAGGTCTATACCGGCCGCCGCATCACCCTCGAGTTCTCGGATGCCGATATCCGGAAGATATTTCAACTCATCGCCGAGGTGAGCAATCTCAACTTCCTCGTAGGCGACGATGTGACCGGCACCATCAGCATCAAGCTCGTCAACGTCCCCTGGGACCAGGCGCTTGACGTCATTCTCGAAAACAAAGGTCTGGGGATGCAGCGCGACGGCAATATCGTACAGATCAGGCCGAAGTCCAAGATTCAGACCTTGGCAGACGAAGAGCAGGCGATGAAGAAGGCCAAGGAAAAGGCGATGGAGTTGAAGACCGAGGTCTTCGATATCAATTTTGCCAACGTTGCCGACGTCGTTACGCAGTTCAACGCCCTGAAGAGCGATCGTGGCACCATTACCCAGGATGTTCGCACTAATCGGGTCATTGTGAAGGATATTGCACCCAGTGTCGAGGACATGAAGTTCCTTCTCAAGAATCTCGATTTGCCCGAGAGGCAGGTGATGATCGAGGCGCGCATTGTGGAGGCATCGTCAGACTTTACCCGGGACATTGGAGTACAGTGGGGGCTCCACACCGACAAGTCTGCCGGATCGACCAACGTCTTGGGAATCTCGAACGCCGACTCGGGTTTTGGCGGAATTTTGTCCGGCACTGCCGCTTCCACGGGAACTTTTGGCCCGGGTTTGGCAACGGGCATAACTTTCGGGAAAATCATCTCCGGAGGGACCCTCGATCTGAAACTTTCGGCGGCTGCCACAACAGGACAGGTGAAAATTATTTCAACCCCGAAGGTTGTGACCCTTAACAACAAGGCAGCCAAGATCTCCCAAGGTCAGTCGATTCCGTACCAGACCACCTCGGCCGAAGGGACCAAGACCGAATTTGTCGAGGCGGCACTGACGCTGGAAGTAACACCCCACATTTCTGCTGACGGAAGTGTTGCCATGAAGATCAAGGCATCAAACAATTCCGCCGGCACGGGGTCCCCTCCTCCGATCAACAAGAAGGAGGCGACGACGGAGCTACTGGTCAAAAACGGCGAGACCACCGTCATCGGCGGGATCTATGTCGATAGCGATACGGACTCCGATCAGGGGGTACCCTTCCTTAAGGATATTCCGCTCCTCGGGCATCTCTTCAAATCAAGCACAAAAACAAAGAACAAGACGGAACTTCTTATTTTTATTACACCTAAAGTCATCTCCTGA
- the aroC gene encoding chorismate synthase, with product MLRYLTAGESHGPQLTAIVEGMPAGLKLSEELVSRDLARRQEGYGRGGRMKIERDEVQILSGVRWGETIGSPVTLAVRNRDWVNWEEKMSPHERHRDEKIRVTRSRPGHADLPGAMKYDQRDVRNILERSSARETAVRVAVGSVARAFLAAFGIEVSGFVVELGGIKAERNGLSLERMKDMAAKSELFTFDPAAEELMKRFIDGARDAGDTVGGSVEIIASGVPVGLGSHVQWDRKLDARLALAVMSIQAIKGVEIGLGFDAARRPGSQVHDEIYYDSTRVARGESTGFFRKTNNAGGVEGGISNGEEIVIRAAMKPIPTLYKPLQSVDMVTKEPFEATVERSDCCAVPAAAVVAESVVAVEIANAFLEKFGGDSMAEVRRNYESYREYLQAF from the coding sequence ATGCTGAGATATCTTACCGCGGGCGAATCCCATGGCCCGCAATTGACGGCAATTGTTGAAGGAATGCCCGCTGGGCTGAAGCTTTCCGAGGAGCTTGTCAGCAGGGATCTTGCCCGGCGGCAGGAAGGATACGGCCGCGGCGGTAGAATGAAGATCGAACGGGACGAAGTGCAGATCCTCTCGGGCGTTCGCTGGGGAGAGACGATCGGATCTCCGGTAACCCTTGCCGTGCGGAATCGGGACTGGGTCAACTGGGAGGAGAAGATGTCCCCCCATGAGCGGCACCGGGACGAAAAGATCCGCGTGACCCGTTCCCGTCCTGGGCACGCAGACCTCCCGGGGGCGATGAAATACGACCAGCGTGATGTCCGCAATATCCTGGAGCGCTCCAGTGCCCGCGAAACTGCGGTACGCGTGGCGGTGGGGTCGGTCGCCCGGGCGTTTCTCGCCGCGTTTGGTATTGAGGTGTCCGGTTTTGTGGTGGAGTTGGGGGGGATCAAGGCTGAACGTAATGGGCTTTCGCTGGAGCGGATGAAAGATATGGCGGCGAAGTCGGAGCTTTTTACCTTCGACCCGGCGGCCGAGGAACTGATGAAACGTTTCATCGATGGTGCCAGGGACGCGGGGGATACGGTCGGCGGCAGTGTGGAGATCATTGCTTCAGGGGTGCCGGTCGGCCTTGGCAGCCATGTCCAGTGGGATCGAAAGCTTGATGCCCGTCTCGCTCTGGCGGTCATGAGCATCCAGGCTATCAAGGGAGTTGAAATCGGTCTTGGTTTCGATGCGGCCCGGCGACCGGGCTCACAGGTCCACGACGAAATCTACTACGATTCGACCCGGGTCGCCCGAGGCGAATCAACGGGTTTCTTCCGCAAAACCAATAACGCCGGCGGCGTCGAGGGGGGGATATCCAACGGCGAGGAAATCGTTATCCGTGCGGCCATGAAACCGATCCCGACCCTCTATAAACCGCTTCAGTCCGTTGACATGGTGACCAAGGAGCCGTTCGAGGCAACCGTCGAGCGTTCGGATTGCTGTGCCGTACCGGCTGCGGCCGTGGTGGCCGAGTCGGTTGTGGCTGTGGAGATTGCCAACGCGTTTCTCGAAAAATTCGGCGGTGATTCCATGGCAGAAGTGCGTCGCAATTACGAATCTTACCGTGAGTATCTCCAGGCGTTCTAG
- a CDS encoding shikimate kinase: MRNVVLTGFMGCGKSTVGQMLAERLGCRYADLDALIVSREGASINNIFARHGESYFRQAETETIRGIVALNGLVVSTGGGAVISPLNRELLHAAGVVINLTADITTITARLESDTDRPLLREGRSAERLAALLAEREAMYADADLRIDTTGKSVEDVVAEVISFLEAKG, encoded by the coding sequence ATGAGGAATGTCGTTCTCACCGGCTTCATGGGGTGCGGTAAAAGCACGGTTGGCCAAATGCTGGCGGAGCGGCTCGGCTGTCGTTATGCCGATCTCGATGCGCTCATTGTCTCGCGGGAGGGAGCCTCGATCAACAATATCTTTGCCCGCCACGGGGAGTCGTATTTCCGACAGGCCGAGACCGAGACAATCCGGGGTATTGTCGCCCTGAACGGTCTTGTCGTCTCGACAGGCGGCGGTGCCGTGATCTCGCCGCTCAACCGCGAACTCCTTCACGCGGCGGGCGTCGTGATTAACCTCACGGCAGACATCACCACGATTACAGCCCGATTGGAGTCTGACACGGACCGTCCGCTGCTCAGGGAAGGACGGTCGGCAGAGCGACTCGCGGCGTTGCTGGCAGAGCGTGAAGCGATGTATGCCGATGCGGACTTGAGGATTGACACTACCGGGAAAAGCGTGGAAGATGTGGTGGCTGAAGTCATCAGTTTTCTGGAAGCGAAGGGGTGA
- the aroB gene encoding 3-dehydroquinate synthase, translating into MRVETQRVNLGERSYDIHVGSEILDGVGAVCRDLGLGRNAAVVTNTTVGPLYYDRVAASLTTAGFAPHRIDIPDGEGYKNSEILNGVYDELIRAGLTRDAFIVALGGGVVGDLAGFAAATYLRGVPFVQVPTTLLAQVDSSVGGKTGINHPRGKNLIGAFYQPRGVVIDVDTLATLPEREYLGGMAEVVKYGAVLDQEFFAFLEENAARLLGREREVLVRVIGRSVALKASVVEEDEREAGLRAVLNYGHTLGHAVETLTGYARFLHGEAVAIGMVQAATVAERRGLCSEEDAGRIVALIRTLGLPTELPEFPAAAYREALLRDKKSRDGGLDFVLNRGVGAYAIVRLPDLSEVLEICSIGR; encoded by the coding sequence GTGAGGGTGGAGACACAACGGGTCAACCTTGGGGAGAGGAGCTACGACATCCATGTCGGGAGTGAAATCCTGGACGGCGTGGGAGCCGTCTGTCGTGACCTGGGGCTCGGCCGCAATGCCGCCGTCGTTACCAATACGACGGTGGGCCCGCTTTACTACGACCGTGTCGCCGCGTCGTTGACCACTGCCGGCTTCGCACCGCACCGTATCGATATTCCCGACGGAGAAGGTTACAAAAATAGCGAGATCCTGAATGGTGTCTATGACGAGCTGATCCGTGCAGGCCTGACCCGCGACGCGTTCATCGTGGCGCTGGGAGGGGGGGTGGTTGGCGATCTGGCGGGGTTCGCGGCTGCCACCTACCTGCGCGGGGTCCCGTTCGTCCAGGTTCCGACCACACTTCTGGCCCAGGTCGACAGCAGTGTCGGCGGGAAGACGGGGATCAATCATCCCCGGGGCAAGAATCTGATCGGTGCCTTCTACCAGCCCCGGGGTGTAGTTATCGACGTTGACACCCTCGCCACCCTTCCCGAGAGGGAGTATCTCGGGGGAATGGCGGAGGTTGTGAAGTATGGCGCGGTCCTTGATCAGGAGTTCTTTGCCTTTCTGGAGGAGAACGCCGCCCGCCTCCTGGGTCGTGAACGGGAGGTTCTCGTCAGGGTCATCGGCAGATCGGTGGCGCTCAAGGCCTCCGTGGTGGAGGAAGATGAGCGTGAGGCGGGTCTTCGCGCCGTTCTCAACTACGGCCACACCCTTGGCCACGCTGTAGAGACCCTGACCGGCTATGCCCGTTTTCTTCACGGTGAGGCGGTTGCCATCGGGATGGTTCAGGCGGCAACGGTGGCTGAAAGGCGTGGCCTGTGCAGTGAGGAGGATGCGGGGCGCATCGTCGCGCTTATTCGGACTCTGGGGCTGCCGACGGAACTTCCTGAGTTCCCTGCGGCGGCGTACCGTGAGGCCCTCTTGCGGGACAAGAAGTCACGCGACGGAGGACTCGATTTCGTGCTCAACAGGGGGGTCGGCGCCTATGCGATCGTGAGACTCCCTGACCTTTCCGAGGTACTGGAAATATGCAGCATCGGGAGGTGA